A genomic window from Longimicrobiales bacterium includes:
- a CDS encoding DUF1592 domain-containing protein, translated as MKQAAAAAIVGSLLALSSQAPDSARLVSFESASGPAALSTSSRAALPMSAAALPAPHALPLSTTALTEVIGQYCVRCHNEKRLRGDLSLEDFDVEDAATRATVAERMIRKLRAGMMPPPGAARPEADTLVTLAETLEEIIDDAAGSTPRPGNRPFQRVNRVEYERLVYEILGLTVDASDWLPADQISASFDNVADAQVISPTLMDAYLTAASEVARQAVGQADAAPSSRIYSNDPSVSQHEWETLEGAPYGTRGGVTAIHSFPADGKYVFTLGFMSGWGERFHDIDVSVDGARVALLRYSASTSRLIDFQGRLGYPMETDSIFVGAGQHRITAAFIRQMDGPYEDLIRPNDWSLTGTEASYGTTSLPHIMHVTVDGPYEPRGVSETPTRTRIFSCRPTSRDEERPCAERIVTTLATQAYRRELEPRDIDALLDFYEQGAEDGGFELGIRTVIEAMLVSPHFLFRIESEPRNADAGDVFPVADVDLASRLSFFLWGTGPDEQLLQAARSGQLSDVAVLERETRRMLADPRSSSLSTRFARLWLRLQDLDKVQPDSFWFPNYSRQLANDMTRETELFFDYLVREDRSLLELFSADYTFVNERLATHYQIPGVIGDDFVRVQYPDATRRGVLGHGSILVQTSLGNRTSPVLRGKWVMEVLLGVPPPPPPPGVPDLEETSGTAGVRILTTSERMQAHRKNPTCASCHNLIDPIGLALDNFDVTGKWRIRENGMPLDTRGTFYDGTEIASATELVDVLLTRPIPLVRQFTGNLMTYALGRRLEVEDQPSVRAITRQAEAEDYRLSSFVLGVVRSDAFRLKQAVSTEPND; from the coding sequence TCGACCTCCTCTCGTGCGGCCCTTCCCATGTCGGCTGCGGCGCTTCCCGCGCCTCACGCCCTTCCCTTGTCCACCACGGCTTTGACCGAGGTGATCGGGCAATACTGCGTCCGCTGCCATAACGAGAAGCGGCTCCGCGGCGACCTCTCTCTAGAAGACTTCGACGTCGAGGACGCGGCGACGCGCGCGACCGTCGCAGAGCGGATGATCCGGAAGCTCCGTGCTGGCATGATGCCGCCTCCGGGCGCGGCGCGCCCGGAGGCGGACACGCTCGTGACGCTGGCCGAGACGCTCGAAGAGATCATCGACGACGCGGCGGGCTCGACACCCCGGCCGGGCAACCGACCGTTCCAACGCGTCAATCGAGTCGAATACGAGCGACTCGTCTACGAGATTCTGGGCCTGACCGTCGACGCATCGGACTGGCTCCCCGCCGACCAGATCAGCGCCAGCTTCGACAACGTCGCGGACGCTCAGGTGATCTCACCCACCTTGATGGACGCGTACCTGACCGCGGCATCGGAGGTCGCGCGGCAGGCCGTCGGGCAGGCAGACGCCGCACCTTCATCGCGGATCTACTCCAACGACCCCTCGGTATCGCAACACGAATGGGAGACCCTTGAAGGCGCCCCCTACGGGACGCGCGGTGGCGTCACGGCTATCCACTCGTTTCCGGCCGACGGGAAGTACGTCTTCACACTGGGATTCATGTCGGGTTGGGGGGAGCGCTTCCACGACATCGACGTTTCGGTGGACGGGGCGCGAGTGGCTCTACTCCGGTACTCCGCCAGCACCAGCCGACTCATCGACTTTCAGGGCCGGCTCGGCTACCCGATGGAGACAGACTCCATCTTCGTGGGGGCGGGACAGCACCGGATCACGGCGGCCTTCATCCGCCAGATGGACGGCCCGTACGAGGACCTGATCCGGCCGAACGACTGGTCCTTGACCGGGACCGAGGCAAGCTACGGCACGACCTCACTCCCCCACATCATGCACGTGACCGTCGATGGCCCTTATGAGCCACGCGGGGTCTCGGAAACGCCCACGCGGACGAGGATCTTCTCGTGCAGACCTACGTCGCGAGACGAGGAACGTCCCTGCGCCGAGCGTATCGTGACGACGCTGGCGACTCAGGCATACCGGCGGGAACTCGAGCCCCGAGATATCGACGCCCTTCTCGACTTCTACGAGCAGGGGGCCGAGGACGGCGGATTCGAACTCGGTATCCGGACCGTCATCGAGGCGATGCTGGTGAGCCCGCACTTCCTCTTCCGCATCGAGTCCGAGCCTCGTAATGCCGACGCAGGCGACGTCTTTCCAGTCGCCGACGTCGATCTGGCATCACGTCTCTCCTTCTTCCTGTGGGGCACCGGGCCCGACGAGCAGTTGCTTCAGGCGGCCAGGAGCGGGCAACTGTCGGACGTTGCAGTGTTGGAGCGCGAGACGCGGCGCATGCTCGCGGACCCCCGCTCGAGCTCGCTTTCGACCCGCTTCGCCCGCCTGTGGCTCCGGCTCCAGGACCTCGACAAGGTCCAGCCGGACTCGTTCTGGTTCCCGAACTACAGTCGGCAACTCGCGAACGACATGACGCGGGAGACGGAGCTCTTCTTCGACTACCTCGTGCGCGAAGACCGGAGCCTGCTCGAGCTGTTCAGTGCGGACTACACGTTCGTCAACGAACGCCTCGCGACTCACTACCAGATCCCGGGTGTCATCGGTGACGACTTCGTACGGGTTCAATATCCGGACGCGACCCGCCGCGGTGTCCTGGGGCACGGAAGCATCTTGGTTCAGACCTCGCTCGGGAACCGCACGTCACCGGTCCTTCGGGGAAAGTGGGTGATGGAGGTCCTCCTGGGCGTCCCGCCTCCACCCCCACCCCCCGGCGTTCCCGACCTCGAAGAGACGAGCGGCACCGCCGGAGTGCGAATCCTGACGACCAGTGAGCGGATGCAAGCGCATCGGAAGAACCCGACGTGCGCATCGTGTCACAACCTCATAGACCCCATCGGGCTCGCGCTCGACAACTTCGACGTGACCGGCAAATGGCGGATTCGTGAGAACGGCATGCCTCTCGACACCCGTGGCACGTTTTACGACGGGACAGAAATCGCGAGCGCAACGGAGCTGGTCGACGTACTTTTGACGCGACCAATTCCGCTAGTGCGCCAATTCACCGGCAACCTCATGACGTATGCGCTCGGACGACGTCTCGAGGTCGAGGATCAGCCGAGCGTGCGGGCGATCACGAGGCAGGCAGAAGCCGAGGACTACCGGTTGTCGTCCTTCGTGCTGGGCGTCGTGCGAAGCGATGCCTTCCGATTGAAGCAGGCGGTCTCGACCGAGCCGAACGACTAG
- a CDS encoding DUF1552 domain-containing protein, with the protein MHFLTGKHIERRSFLKGMGAVVGLPMLDAMTPAGRGRAKAAEGPKRLVCIEEVHGVPGCNEWGASQHLFAPETVGRDFDLLPGNVLASLEPYQDDLTIISNTDVRMAEAFSPGEIGGDHFRSSAVFLTQSHPKQTQGSDLMVGTSLDQLHARRFGQETVLPSLQLCIEPTDKGGGCDYNYSCSYTDSISWASPSAPLPMIRSPRAAFDLLFGAGGTEEERALRRRSHSSILDWVASEVAHLKRDVGALDRQKIDRYLGSVREVERRIQMVEAQNSSGDPRELPGAPPGIPDSYSEHMQLLFDLQVLAFETDITRVTSFKTGRDASNRTFPESGSERGFHPSSHHGGREENILEFNKISQYRVSQLAYFIQRLQETSDGESSLLDNTVVMWGSPMGDANLHNHRRCPLVLLGGGNGVLDGGAHYKAPDGTPMANVFLTLMHRLGHTDLDSFGDSTGEFLL; encoded by the coding sequence ATGCACTTTCTTACCGGCAAGCACATCGAGCGCCGGTCGTTCCTCAAGGGGATGGGCGCCGTAGTCGGGCTCCCCATGCTGGACGCCATGACACCCGCCGGGCGCGGGCGGGCGAAGGCCGCCGAGGGTCCAAAACGGCTCGTCTGCATCGAGGAGGTTCACGGTGTGCCCGGCTGCAACGAGTGGGGCGCGTCTCAGCATCTCTTCGCCCCCGAGACCGTCGGGCGCGACTTCGACTTACTGCCCGGGAACGTGCTGGCGTCACTCGAACCGTATCAGGACGATCTGACGATCATCAGCAACACCGATGTGAGGATGGCCGAGGCCTTCTCCCCGGGGGAAATCGGCGGCGACCACTTCCGGTCGAGCGCGGTGTTCCTCACACAGTCACACCCAAAGCAGACACAGGGGTCCGATCTGATGGTCGGGACCTCGCTCGACCAGCTTCACGCGCGGCGCTTCGGCCAAGAGACGGTGCTTCCGTCCCTCCAACTGTGCATCGAGCCCACGGACAAAGGCGGCGGCTGCGACTACAACTACTCGTGCTCGTACACGGACTCGATCAGCTGGGCGTCGCCATCTGCGCCGCTCCCGATGATCCGCAGTCCTCGGGCCGCGTTCGACCTACTGTTCGGGGCGGGCGGCACCGAAGAGGAACGAGCGCTGCGTAGGCGCTCGCACAGCAGCATTCTGGACTGGGTCGCCAGTGAGGTCGCGCACCTCAAACGTGACGTGGGCGCGTTGGATCGGCAGAAAATCGATCGCTACCTCGGCAGTGTTCGGGAGGTCGAGCGGAGGATTCAAATGGTCGAGGCTCAGAACAGCTCGGGTGATCCCAGGGAGTTGCCCGGCGCCCCGCCCGGAATTCCGGATTCGTACAGCGAGCACATGCAGCTCCTATTCGACCTGCAGGTGTTGGCGTTCGAGACCGACATCACCAGGGTGACATCGTTCAAGACGGGCCGTGACGCATCGAACCGGACCTTCCCTGAAAGCGGATCCGAGCGCGGCTTCCATCCCTCGTCTCACCACGGGGGACGAGAGGAGAACATCCTCGAATTCAACAAGATCTCCCAATACCGAGTGAGCCAGCTCGCGTACTTCATTCAACGGCTCCAAGAGACGAGTGACGGCGAATCAAGCCTGCTCGACAACACGGTCGTCATGTGGGGCTCCCCCATGGGAGACGCGAACCTCCACAATCACCGCCGCTGCCCCTTGGTCCTACTGGGCGGCGGCAACGGCGTGCTGGATGGAGGCGCACACTATAAAGCGCCAGACGGAACCCCGATGGCCAACGTCTTCCTCACGCTGATGCACAGGCTCGGACACACCGACCTCGACAGCTTCGGAGACAGCACGGGTGAGTTCCTGCTATAG
- a CDS encoding ankyrin repeat domain-containing protein, with amino-acid sequence MRQRGFSKAMSALFAVVLLGAVNPAETPVADAPVADAAMRGNVEAVRSLLRSGADVNEAQGDGMTALHWAARLGDAELAQILIYAGSRLDAGTRIGSYTPLHVATREGKADVVEVLLKAGSDPQAVSTNSGTTPLHLAARAGDVRIVSKLIEHGADVDVTESAWGQTPLTFAAAMNRVDVIKVLLDAGADPNAASTVVDVVEMAAGDNAAEERLQKALESFKTQQGGGPTWQPTPSQVQAAIDLARQVQTRWPDIPQEDDVEEAEPPTPEEEAAEGEGATEGAESAEGEDAPEGDGEETVTNEGGAAEAVAAEEGVVPAEVTE; translated from the coding sequence ATGAGACAACGAGGCTTCTCGAAGGCGATGTCTGCACTGTTCGCCGTGGTATTACTCGGGGCCGTGAATCCCGCTGAAACGCCAGTGGCAGACGCACCTGTCGCCGACGCCGCCATGCGCGGCAATGTCGAGGCAGTCCGCTCCCTGCTCCGGAGTGGAGCAGATGTGAACGAGGCCCAGGGCGATGGGATGACGGCCCTGCACTGGGCAGCCCGCCTCGGCGACGCCGAGCTGGCGCAGATCCTCATCTATGCGGGCTCCAGGCTGGACGCGGGCACACGGATCGGCAGCTACACCCCGCTCCATGTCGCGACCCGAGAGGGCAAAGCCGACGTGGTCGAGGTGCTCCTCAAGGCGGGAAGCGATCCGCAGGCCGTCTCCACGAACAGCGGGACGACTCCGCTTCATCTCGCGGCCCGTGCAGGGGACGTGCGGATCGTGTCGAAGCTCATCGAGCACGGCGCGGACGTGGACGTCACGGAAAGCGCGTGGGGACAGACGCCGCTGACTTTCGCCGCGGCAATGAACCGGGTCGACGTAATCAAGGTCTTGCTCGACGCAGGAGCCGACCCAAACGCGGCATCCACGGTCGTGGACGTAGTCGAGATGGCTGCGGGAGACAACGCCGCGGAAGAGCGTCTCCAGAAGGCGCTCGAGAGCTTCAAGACACAGCAGGGTGGTGGGCCTACTTGGCAGCCTACACCGAGTCAGGTTCAAGCCGCGATCGACCTGGCCCGTCAGGTGCAGACGCGGTGGCCAGACATACCTCAAGAAGACGACGTCGAAGAGGCCGAGCCCCCTACGCCCGAGGAGGAAGCGGCGGAGGGCGAGGGAGCCACGGAGGGAGCAGAGTCTGCCGAGGGTGAAGATGCCCCCGAGGGCGACGGCGAGGAGACGGTGACGAACGAGGGTGGTGCCGCTGAGGCCGTTGCTGCCGAAGAAGGAGTCGTCCCCGCCGAGGTAACCGAAT